A DNA window from Phragmites australis chromosome 11, lpPhrAust1.1, whole genome shotgun sequence contains the following coding sequences:
- the LOC133884530 gene encoding myb-related protein 1-like isoform X1 — translation MYHQHQGPNELFTTRTSFPMEQHLFLRGGSTQGDSGLVLSTDAKPRLKWTPELHQRFVDAVNQLGGAESKYTILIFSMYRNQLNSYIHLHHPEATPKTVMRLMGIPGLTLYHLKSHLQKYRLSKNLQAQANVGTTKNAIGCTVIADRMPVTSTTTMSSTNVIPQAEKTIQIGEALQMQIEVQRHLNEQLEVQRHLQLRIEAQGKYLQAVLEQAQETLGKQNLGPANLEDAKIKISELVSQVSNECFSNAITDIKGSSSMHRLEPRQIQFVESSTNSYLTAAEGFIKEHRLQHHGVLKSYDDNYVLCRKGSYDHETQFALNRSLSELRMAQLHNVKGYKAEFGYESDTDVPPQYTPQKNVGGSTTSSASRSKERDAEKPYLDEQNCTRQANEYPRESKLPDFEHSCSGKKLDLNTHNNDDNDQAYRHFDLNGFSWS, via the exons ATGTATCACCAACATCAGGGTCCAAATGAGCTCTTCACTACAAGGACATCCTTTCCGATGGAGCAGCATCTGTTCCTGCGAGGAGGAAGTACCCAAGGAGATTCTGGGCTGGTTCTCTCAACTGACGCTAAACCAAGGCTAAAATGGACACCTGAGTTACATCAGCGATTTGTAGATGCAGTCAATCAATTAGGTGGAGCAGAGAGTAAGTATACTATTCTTATCTTCTCAATGTACAGAAACCAGCTAAATTCttatattcatcttcatcacccaGAAGCTACTCCAAAAACAGTCATGAGGCTCATGGGCATTCCAGGACTCACCTTGTATCATCTGAAGAGCCACCTCCAG AAATACAGGCTTAGTAAGAACCTCCAAGCTCAAGCGAATGTTGGTACAACAAAGAACG CCATAGGATGCACAGTCATTGCGGATAGGATGCCTGTAACAAGTACGACAACAATGAGCAGTACAAATGTCATTCCACAAGCAGAGAA AACTATTCAAATTGGTGAAGCACTTCAGATGCAAATTGAGGTTCAGAGACATCTAAATGAACAACTTGAG GTGCAAAGGCATCTACAACTACGGATAGAAGCCCAAGGGAAGTATCTACAGGCAGTTCTAGAACAGGCACAAGAGACCCTTGGAAAACAGAACTTGGGTCCTGCAAACCTGGAagatgcaaaaataaaaatatcagaACTGGTCTCACAAGTATCAAATGAATGCTTCAGCAATGCAATTACAGATATTAAAGGAAGTTCAAGCATGCATAGATTAGAACCAAGGCAAATCCAGTTCGTTGAAAGTTCAACAAATAGCTATCTGACTGCAGCTGAAGGATTCATCAAGGAGCACAGACTACAGCACCATGGAGTACTCAAATCATATGATGATAATTATGTACTTTGCAGAAAAGGATCTTATGACCATGAGACCCAGTTTGCCCTGAACAGAAGCCTAAGCGAGCTTAGGATGGCTCAATTGCACAATGTGAAAGGGTACAAAGCAGAGTTTGGGTATGAAAGTGATACGGACGTGCCACCTCAGTATACACCTCAAAAGAATGTTGGAGGTAGCACCACCAGTTCAGCATCAAGAAGCAAAGAACGAGATGCAGAGAAGCCATATCTCGACGAACAAAACTGCACGAGACAGGCAAATGAATACCCAAGAGAAAGCAAGCTACCAGATTTTGAGCACTCATGTTCTGGGAAGAAACTTGATCTGAACACCCACAACAATGATGATAATGATCAAGCTTACAGACATTTTGACTTGAATGGCTTCAGCTGGAGCTGA
- the LOC133884530 gene encoding myb-related protein 2-like isoform X2, with protein MYHQHQGPNELFTTRTSFPMEQHLFLRGGSTQGDSGLVLSTDAKPRLKWTPELHQRFVDAVNQLGGAEKATPKTVMRLMGIPGLTLYHLKSHLQKYRLSKNLQAQANVGTTKNAIGCTVIADRMPVTSTTTMSSTNVIPQAEKTIQIGEALQMQIEVQRHLNEQLEVQRHLQLRIEAQGKYLQAVLEQAQETLGKQNLGPANLEDAKIKISELVSQVSNECFSNAITDIKGSSSMHRLEPRQIQFVESSTNSYLTAAEGFIKEHRLQHHGVLKSYDDNYVLCRKGSYDHETQFALNRSLSELRMAQLHNVKGYKAEFGYESDTDVPPQYTPQKNVGGSTTSSASRSKERDAEKPYLDEQNCTRQANEYPRESKLPDFEHSCSGKKLDLNTHNNDDNDQAYRHFDLNGFSWS; from the exons ATGTATCACCAACATCAGGGTCCAAATGAGCTCTTCACTACAAGGACATCCTTTCCGATGGAGCAGCATCTGTTCCTGCGAGGAGGAAGTACCCAAGGAGATTCTGGGCTGGTTCTCTCAACTGACGCTAAACCAAGGCTAAAATGGACACCTGAGTTACATCAGCGATTTGTAGATGCAGTCAATCAATTAGGTGGAGCAGAGA AAGCTACTCCAAAAACAGTCATGAGGCTCATGGGCATTCCAGGACTCACCTTGTATCATCTGAAGAGCCACCTCCAG AAATACAGGCTTAGTAAGAACCTCCAAGCTCAAGCGAATGTTGGTACAACAAAGAACG CCATAGGATGCACAGTCATTGCGGATAGGATGCCTGTAACAAGTACGACAACAATGAGCAGTACAAATGTCATTCCACAAGCAGAGAA AACTATTCAAATTGGTGAAGCACTTCAGATGCAAATTGAGGTTCAGAGACATCTAAATGAACAACTTGAG GTGCAAAGGCATCTACAACTACGGATAGAAGCCCAAGGGAAGTATCTACAGGCAGTTCTAGAACAGGCACAAGAGACCCTTGGAAAACAGAACTTGGGTCCTGCAAACCTGGAagatgcaaaaataaaaatatcagaACTGGTCTCACAAGTATCAAATGAATGCTTCAGCAATGCAATTACAGATATTAAAGGAAGTTCAAGCATGCATAGATTAGAACCAAGGCAAATCCAGTTCGTTGAAAGTTCAACAAATAGCTATCTGACTGCAGCTGAAGGATTCATCAAGGAGCACAGACTACAGCACCATGGAGTACTCAAATCATATGATGATAATTATGTACTTTGCAGAAAAGGATCTTATGACCATGAGACCCAGTTTGCCCTGAACAGAAGCCTAAGCGAGCTTAGGATGGCTCAATTGCACAATGTGAAAGGGTACAAAGCAGAGTTTGGGTATGAAAGTGATACGGACGTGCCACCTCAGTATACACCTCAAAAGAATGTTGGAGGTAGCACCACCAGTTCAGCATCAAGAAGCAAAGAACGAGATGCAGAGAAGCCATATCTCGACGAACAAAACTGCACGAGACAGGCAAATGAATACCCAAGAGAAAGCAAGCTACCAGATTTTGAGCACTCATGTTCTGGGAAGAAACTTGATCTGAACACCCACAACAATGATGATAATGATCAAGCTTACAGACATTTTGACTTGAATGGCTTCAGCTGGAGCTGA
- the LOC133885184 gene encoding E3 ubiquitin-protein ligase SIRP1-like isoform X3, protein MLRNLERALFIDLLSGRVQFQRMAEAAITRYWCHECEQAIEEAMAEEIKCPFCDSGFIEEMIGEEFEGLTSQHSEQSSSQWGTLDNPFEEPGAARDNDEEEEEDDDDMGREFEGFIRRHRRASALRRVLGSIQDDLRADRERDNSILINAFNQALALQGSVLDTDEDRGDQGGSGNDGLLEEYVLGAGLSLLLQHLAENDPNRYGTLPAKKEVVEALPLVKIEDVVSCSVCLDDLELGSQAKQMPCEHKFHSPCILPWLELHSSCPVCRFELPTEETKYLNEHSNINRTDSVHEEVRADGPGNGGESNNRTWALVPWFNGLFSTPDTQTARGAFTDQQPPSPSGTNLNAGES, encoded by the exons ATGTTGAGGAATCTTGAGCG TGCCCTGTTCATAGATTTGCTGTCTGGTCGAGTGCAATTTCAGAGGATGGCAGAGGCTGCAATCACAAGGTACTGGTGCCATGAATGTGAGCAGGCCATTGAGGAGGCAATGGCGGAGGAGATCAAGTGCCCATTCTGTGACAGTGGATTCATTGAAGAGATGATCGGTGAAGAATTTGAGGGGCTGACCAGCCAGCATTCAGAGCAGAGTTCCTCACAATGGGGAACGTTGGACAACCCATTTGAGGAGCCAGGAGCAGCGAGGGacaacgatgaagaagaagaagaagatgatgatgatatggGCCGTGAGTTTGAGGGTTTCATCAGGAGGCATCGACGGGCATCAGCTCTTCGTCGGGTGCTTGGCAGCATCCAAGACGACCTTAGAGCTGACAGGGAAAGGGACAACTCCATTCTGATCAATGCCTTCAATCAGGCCCTCGCTCTGCAAGGCTCAGTGCTTGATACTGACGAGGACCGAGGTGATCAAGGCGGTTCTGGCAATGATGGCTTGCTGGAGGAGTATGTCCTGGGGGCTGGGCTGAGCTTACTGCTTCAACATTTGGCTGAGAACGACCCAAACCGGTATGGCACCCTTCCAGCTAAGAAAGAGGTAGTTGAAGCACTGCCCTTGGTCAAAATTGAAGATGTTGTCAGCTGTTCAGTTTGCCTTGATGATCTTGAGCTAGGATCCCAGGCAAAGCAGATGCCTTGTGAACATAAGTTCCACTCTCCTTGTATCCTGCCATGGCTTGAACTCCATAGTTCCTGTCCTGTTTGCCGTTTTGAGCTACCGACTGAAGAGACGAAATATTTGAATGAGCATAGCAATATCAACAGAACAGATAGTGTCCACGAGGAGGTCAGAGCCGACGGCCCTGGGAATGGCGGTGAAAGCAATAACAGAACATGGGCCCTTGTTCCGTGGTTTAATGGGCTATTCTCAACGCCTGATACACAAACTGCCAGAGGCGCTTTCACCGATCAACAACCACCTTCTCCTTCTGGAACCAACCTGAATGCAGGGGAAAGTTGA
- the LOC133885184 gene encoding E3 ubiquitin-protein ligase SIRP1-like isoform X1 translates to MPPACPVTPPSPYHFRRSKQEREEDHRLNPIRGEQRSALFIDLLSGRVQFQRMAEAAITRYWCHECEQAIEEAMAEEIKCPFCDSGFIEEMIGEEFEGLTSQHSEQSSSQWGTLDNPFEEPGAARDNDEEEEEDDDDMGREFEGFIRRHRRASALRRVLGSIQDDLRADRERDNSILINAFNQALALQGSVLDTDEDRGDQGGSGNDGLLEEYVLGAGLSLLLQHLAENDPNRYGTLPAKKEVVEALPLVKIEDVVSCSVCLDDLELGSQAKQMPCEHKFHSPCILPWLELHSSCPVCRFELPTEETKYLNEHSNINRTDSVHEEVRADGPGNGGESNNRTWALVPWFNGLFSTPDTQTARGAFTDQQPPSPSGTNLNAGES, encoded by the exons ATGCCACCCGCCTGCCCTGTAACTCCTCCATCGCCTTACCACTTCCGCCGAAGCAAACAAGAACGGGAGGAGGACCACCGCCTCAATCCAATCCGAGGGGAACAGCGAAG TGCCCTGTTCATAGATTTGCTGTCTGGTCGAGTGCAATTTCAGAGGATGGCAGAGGCTGCAATCACAAGGTACTGGTGCCATGAATGTGAGCAGGCCATTGAGGAGGCAATGGCGGAGGAGATCAAGTGCCCATTCTGTGACAGTGGATTCATTGAAGAGATGATCGGTGAAGAATTTGAGGGGCTGACCAGCCAGCATTCAGAGCAGAGTTCCTCACAATGGGGAACGTTGGACAACCCATTTGAGGAGCCAGGAGCAGCGAGGGacaacgatgaagaagaagaagaagatgatgatgatatggGCCGTGAGTTTGAGGGTTTCATCAGGAGGCATCGACGGGCATCAGCTCTTCGTCGGGTGCTTGGCAGCATCCAAGACGACCTTAGAGCTGACAGGGAAAGGGACAACTCCATTCTGATCAATGCCTTCAATCAGGCCCTCGCTCTGCAAGGCTCAGTGCTTGATACTGACGAGGACCGAGGTGATCAAGGCGGTTCTGGCAATGATGGCTTGCTGGAGGAGTATGTCCTGGGGGCTGGGCTGAGCTTACTGCTTCAACATTTGGCTGAGAACGACCCAAACCGGTATGGCACCCTTCCAGCTAAGAAAGAGGTAGTTGAAGCACTGCCCTTGGTCAAAATTGAAGATGTTGTCAGCTGTTCAGTTTGCCTTGATGATCTTGAGCTAGGATCCCAGGCAAAGCAGATGCCTTGTGAACATAAGTTCCACTCTCCTTGTATCCTGCCATGGCTTGAACTCCATAGTTCCTGTCCTGTTTGCCGTTTTGAGCTACCGACTGAAGAGACGAAATATTTGAATGAGCATAGCAATATCAACAGAACAGATAGTGTCCACGAGGAGGTCAGAGCCGACGGCCCTGGGAATGGCGGTGAAAGCAATAACAGAACATGGGCCCTTGTTCCGTGGTTTAATGGGCTATTCTCAACGCCTGATACACAAACTGCCAGAGGCGCTTTCACCGATCAACAACCACCTTCTCCTTCTGGAACCAACCTGAATGCAGGGGAAAGTTGA
- the LOC133885184 gene encoding E3 ubiquitin-protein ligase SIRP1-like isoform X2, producing MQKPAMILFLVLILFALFIDLLSGRVQFQRMAEAAITRYWCHECEQAIEEAMAEEIKCPFCDSGFIEEMIGEEFEGLTSQHSEQSSSQWGTLDNPFEEPGAARDNDEEEEEDDDDMGREFEGFIRRHRRASALRRVLGSIQDDLRADRERDNSILINAFNQALALQGSVLDTDEDRGDQGGSGNDGLLEEYVLGAGLSLLLQHLAENDPNRYGTLPAKKEVVEALPLVKIEDVVSCSVCLDDLELGSQAKQMPCEHKFHSPCILPWLELHSSCPVCRFELPTEETKYLNEHSNINRTDSVHEEVRADGPGNGGESNNRTWALVPWFNGLFSTPDTQTARGAFTDQQPPSPSGTNLNAGES from the exons ATGCAAAAGCCAGCTATGATCTTATTTTTGGTGCTGATTTTATT TGCCCTGTTCATAGATTTGCTGTCTGGTCGAGTGCAATTTCAGAGGATGGCAGAGGCTGCAATCACAAGGTACTGGTGCCATGAATGTGAGCAGGCCATTGAGGAGGCAATGGCGGAGGAGATCAAGTGCCCATTCTGTGACAGTGGATTCATTGAAGAGATGATCGGTGAAGAATTTGAGGGGCTGACCAGCCAGCATTCAGAGCAGAGTTCCTCACAATGGGGAACGTTGGACAACCCATTTGAGGAGCCAGGAGCAGCGAGGGacaacgatgaagaagaagaagaagatgatgatgatatggGCCGTGAGTTTGAGGGTTTCATCAGGAGGCATCGACGGGCATCAGCTCTTCGTCGGGTGCTTGGCAGCATCCAAGACGACCTTAGAGCTGACAGGGAAAGGGACAACTCCATTCTGATCAATGCCTTCAATCAGGCCCTCGCTCTGCAAGGCTCAGTGCTTGATACTGACGAGGACCGAGGTGATCAAGGCGGTTCTGGCAATGATGGCTTGCTGGAGGAGTATGTCCTGGGGGCTGGGCTGAGCTTACTGCTTCAACATTTGGCTGAGAACGACCCAAACCGGTATGGCACCCTTCCAGCTAAGAAAGAGGTAGTTGAAGCACTGCCCTTGGTCAAAATTGAAGATGTTGTCAGCTGTTCAGTTTGCCTTGATGATCTTGAGCTAGGATCCCAGGCAAAGCAGATGCCTTGTGAACATAAGTTCCACTCTCCTTGTATCCTGCCATGGCTTGAACTCCATAGTTCCTGTCCTGTTTGCCGTTTTGAGCTACCGACTGAAGAGACGAAATATTTGAATGAGCATAGCAATATCAACAGAACAGATAGTGTCCACGAGGAGGTCAGAGCCGACGGCCCTGGGAATGGCGGTGAAAGCAATAACAGAACATGGGCCCTTGTTCCGTGGTTTAATGGGCTATTCTCAACGCCTGATACACAAACTGCCAGAGGCGCTTTCACCGATCAACAACCACCTTCTCCTTCTGGAACCAACCTGAATGCAGGGGAAAGTTGA
- the LOC133885184 gene encoding E3 ubiquitin-protein ligase SIRP1-like isoform X4 encodes MAEAAITRYWCHECEQAIEEAMAEEIKCPFCDSGFIEEMIGEEFEGLTSQHSEQSSSQWGTLDNPFEEPGAARDNDEEEEEDDDDMGREFEGFIRRHRRASALRRVLGSIQDDLRADRERDNSILINAFNQALALQGSVLDTDEDRGDQGGSGNDGLLEEYVLGAGLSLLLQHLAENDPNRYGTLPAKKEVVEALPLVKIEDVVSCSVCLDDLELGSQAKQMPCEHKFHSPCILPWLELHSSCPVCRFELPTEETKYLNEHSNINRTDSVHEEVRADGPGNGGESNNRTWALVPWFNGLFSTPDTQTARGAFTDQQPPSPSGTNLNAGES; translated from the coding sequence ATGGCAGAGGCTGCAATCACAAGGTACTGGTGCCATGAATGTGAGCAGGCCATTGAGGAGGCAATGGCGGAGGAGATCAAGTGCCCATTCTGTGACAGTGGATTCATTGAAGAGATGATCGGTGAAGAATTTGAGGGGCTGACCAGCCAGCATTCAGAGCAGAGTTCCTCACAATGGGGAACGTTGGACAACCCATTTGAGGAGCCAGGAGCAGCGAGGGacaacgatgaagaagaagaagaagatgatgatgatatggGCCGTGAGTTTGAGGGTTTCATCAGGAGGCATCGACGGGCATCAGCTCTTCGTCGGGTGCTTGGCAGCATCCAAGACGACCTTAGAGCTGACAGGGAAAGGGACAACTCCATTCTGATCAATGCCTTCAATCAGGCCCTCGCTCTGCAAGGCTCAGTGCTTGATACTGACGAGGACCGAGGTGATCAAGGCGGTTCTGGCAATGATGGCTTGCTGGAGGAGTATGTCCTGGGGGCTGGGCTGAGCTTACTGCTTCAACATTTGGCTGAGAACGACCCAAACCGGTATGGCACCCTTCCAGCTAAGAAAGAGGTAGTTGAAGCACTGCCCTTGGTCAAAATTGAAGATGTTGTCAGCTGTTCAGTTTGCCTTGATGATCTTGAGCTAGGATCCCAGGCAAAGCAGATGCCTTGTGAACATAAGTTCCACTCTCCTTGTATCCTGCCATGGCTTGAACTCCATAGTTCCTGTCCTGTTTGCCGTTTTGAGCTACCGACTGAAGAGACGAAATATTTGAATGAGCATAGCAATATCAACAGAACAGATAGTGTCCACGAGGAGGTCAGAGCCGACGGCCCTGGGAATGGCGGTGAAAGCAATAACAGAACATGGGCCCTTGTTCCGTGGTTTAATGGGCTATTCTCAACGCCTGATACACAAACTGCCAGAGGCGCTTTCACCGATCAACAACCACCTTCTCCTTCTGGAACCAACCTGAATGCAGGGGAAAGTTGA